The Winogradskyella schleiferi genome has a window encoding:
- a CDS encoding SDR family oxidoreductase: protein MNLDNRTIIITGASSGIGEATAKKLANDGANVVLMARREDKLNSIKEAIESNGGKALVASGDVTKKEDFENVVAKSVETYGKVDGLINNAGLMPLSYIKKLKTDEWEKMVDVNIKGVLNGVAAVLPKMIDNKGGDIINISSMAAHRYFPGGAVYCATKSAVKMFSEGLRQELAPKYGINVTSIEPGAVATELTDTITDEDIKENMQDMMSMTTLEAEDIANAIHYALSQPERVNINDVYIVPSEQK, encoded by the coding sequence ATGAATTTAGACAATAGAACAATTATAATTACTGGAGCATCAAGTGGAATTGGCGAAGCAACCGCTAAAAAATTAGCTAATGATGGCGCTAACGTCGTCTTGATGGCCAGACGTGAAGACAAATTAAATAGCATTAAAGAGGCTATAGAAAGTAATGGTGGAAAAGCATTAGTAGCTTCGGGCGATGTGACCAAAAAAGAAGATTTCGAAAATGTAGTAGCCAAATCCGTTGAAACTTATGGTAAGGTTGACGGATTAATAAATAATGCAGGTCTGATGCCATTGTCATACATCAAGAAACTAAAAACTGATGAATGGGAAAAAATGGTCGATGTCAATATCAAAGGCGTCTTAAACGGTGTAGCGGCAGTTTTACCAAAAATGATCGATAATAAAGGTGGTGATATCATTAATATTTCATCCATGGCAGCACATCGCTATTTCCCTGGAGGCGCTGTGTATTGTGCTACAAAATCTGCAGTTAAAATGTTCTCGGAAGGCTTGCGACAGGAATTAGCACCAAAATATGGAATTAATGTCACGTCTATTGAACCTGGTGCTGTGGCCACAGAATTAACAGATACAATTACAGACGAAGATATCAAGGAAAATATGCAGGACATGATGAGCATGACCACCTTGGAGGCCGAAGACATCGCCAACGCTATTCACTATGCGTTATCACAACCAGAACGTGTGAATATCAATGATGTTTACATTGTACCGAGTGAGCAGAAATAA
- a CDS encoding redoxin domain-containing protein, with amino-acid sequence MLKPRQKTPELTINLVNDTEWTLSKQDPKAFTMLIVYRGIHCPVCKKYLEELQTKLSKFNDLGVNVIAISSDTEEIAKKTYDEWDIGDVPIGFEFSIEDAREWGLFVSKGIKDEPETFIEPGLFLIRPDQELYAASIQSMPFARPGFDDILNAIKFVKKEDYPARGEA; translated from the coding sequence ATGTTAAAACCAAGACAGAAAACACCAGAATTAACTATTAATCTAGTCAACGATACCGAATGGACCTTAAGCAAACAAGATCCAAAAGCATTTACGATGTTAATCGTTTATAGAGGGATTCATTGCCCAGTATGTAAAAAATACTTAGAGGAACTGCAGACCAAACTATCTAAATTCAACGATTTAGGCGTTAATGTTATTGCCATAAGTAGTGATACTGAAGAAATCGCCAAGAAAACCTATGACGAATGGGACATTGGAGACGTACCCATTGGTTTTGAGTTTTCGATTGAGGACGCTAGAGAATGGGGTTTATTTGTTTCTAAAGGGATTAAAGACGAACCTGAAACGTTTATAGAACCAGGCTTATTTTTAATTCGTCCGGATCAAGAGTTGTATGCCGCATCCATTCAAAGCATGCCATTTGCACGGCCTGGATTCGATGATATTCTAAACGCTATAAAATTCGTAAAGAAAGAAGATTATCCAGCGAGAGGAGAGGCTTAA
- a CDS encoding alkene reductase, with product MESIFKNDTDIFEPFKLGDIELKNKIVMAPMTRSRAIDNVPNDLMAKYYGQRASAGLIVSEGTSPSVNGIGYPRIPGAYSPEQIDGWKEIAKTIHEKGGKFFVQLMHCGRICAAENVPSGGEVLAPSAVLADGLMFTDEKGEVPHVTPRAMAISDIEHAQQEYVDSAMMLIERAGVDGVELHSANGYLMDQFLNPKSNLRSDIYGGDFKNRARFVIETAKKVASAIGGNKLGIRFSPYGAMNDVEHNYDDLVELYSYLASELRTIGLAYIHIVDHTGTMGAPDFKTDIKKTIKLNFEGPVISGGDVDSKEDAEQVLKNSCDLAYIGRPYISNPDLVEKLKDGKALTDPNPDLFYTPGPEGYTDY from the coding sequence ATGGAAAGTATATTTAAAAATGATACCGATATTTTTGAACCTTTTAAATTGGGTGATATCGAATTAAAAAATAAAATAGTAATGGCGCCAATGACGCGCTCGCGAGCCATTGATAATGTACCTAATGACCTTATGGCTAAATATTATGGTCAGCGTGCTTCGGCAGGTTTAATTGTCTCTGAGGGTACATCACCATCCGTCAATGGTATTGGCTATCCTAGAATTCCGGGCGCCTACAGTCCTGAGCAAATAGACGGTTGGAAGGAAATCGCCAAAACCATACACGAGAAGGGTGGAAAATTCTTTGTACAATTAATGCATTGCGGACGCATCTGTGCAGCAGAGAATGTGCCGAGTGGAGGAGAAGTGCTAGCGCCAAGTGCGGTATTAGCCGATGGACTCATGTTTACCGATGAAAAAGGCGAAGTGCCACACGTTACACCGAGAGCAATGGCCATTTCAGATATTGAACATGCCCAACAGGAATATGTGGACAGCGCTATGATGTTGATAGAACGTGCAGGAGTGGATGGTGTGGAACTGCATTCTGCTAACGGTTATCTTATGGATCAATTTTTAAATCCTAAATCTAATTTAAGGTCCGATATTTATGGTGGCGATTTTAAAAACAGAGCACGTTTTGTGATTGAAACGGCTAAGAAAGTGGCCAGTGCTATTGGTGGCAACAAGTTAGGTATTAGGTTTTCACCTTATGGTGCAATGAATGATGTTGAGCACAATTATGATGATCTTGTAGAACTCTATTCGTATTTGGCGAGTGAATTGCGAACCATAGGTTTGGCTTATATTCATATTGTAGATCATACAGGAACTATGGGTGCGCCAGATTTTAAAACGGATATCAAGAAAACCATAAAACTTAATTTTGAAGGCCCAGTTATTAGTGGTGGTGATGTGGATTCTAAGGAAGATGCAGAACAGGTATTGAAAAATAGTTGTGATTTAGCCTATATTGGTAGACCTTATATTAGTAATCCTGATTTGGTGGAAAAATTAAAAGACGGTAAAGCTTTGACTGACCCTAATCCAGACTTGTTTTATACACCAGGACCAGAAGGTTATACCGATTACTAG
- a CDS encoding YihY/virulence factor BrkB family protein: MTFKIQHLPKLLVASAKSWFNGQPFQRSAIVAYYAILSLPALIIIILKVVGSFWGEELVQGEILAEISKAIGSDAADAIRTMIENQSDEKTSVFAMIVGIGTLLYGSTGVFFQLQSALDDIWEMEPSYKNDLVATLMSRVKSFGFILILGFLLLTSFVLTSLLSTFSKQLNRFLPDDLFDYIFVVDFLVSVAFIYLLFATMFKFLPSAKISWKSVRIGAALTTIMFLIGKYLLAWYFNTMEPGSTYGAAGSIILIMLWVSYSSLILLFGAHFTKKYADEYVENDLIS; encoded by the coding sequence GTGACCTTTAAAATTCAGCATTTACCAAAACTATTAGTAGCCTCTGCTAAATCGTGGTTTAATGGACAACCTTTTCAGCGGAGTGCCATTGTGGCGTATTATGCCATTTTATCGTTACCAGCACTCATTATCATTATCTTAAAGGTGGTAGGTAGTTTTTGGGGAGAAGAGCTTGTGCAGGGCGAGATTTTAGCCGAAATTTCTAAGGCTATAGGATCTGATGCTGCAGATGCCATCAGAACCATGATTGAAAATCAAAGTGATGAAAAGACCTCTGTGTTTGCTATGATCGTTGGTATTGGTACCTTATTATATGGTTCTACAGGTGTGTTTTTTCAATTACAATCGGCATTGGATGATATTTGGGAAATGGAACCTTCTTATAAAAATGACCTTGTAGCGACATTGATGAGTCGGGTAAAGAGTTTTGGATTTATATTGATTCTTGGTTTTTTATTGCTGACCAGTTTTGTGTTGACCTCATTGCTCAGTACGTTTAGTAAACAATTGAATCGTTTTTTACCAGATGATCTGTTCGATTATATATTTGTAGTGGATTTTTTGGTTTCTGTAGCGTTTATTTATTTGTTATTTGCGACCATGTTTAAATTTTTACCTTCCGCTAAAATATCATGGAAATCGGTTCGGATTGGAGCCGCATTAACGACGATTATGTTTTTAATTGGTAAATATCTGTTGGCTTGGTATTTTAATACTATGGAACCTGGCTCGACTTATGGTGCGGCGGGTTCTATTATATTGATTATGCTTTGGGTGTCTTATTCTAGTTTGATTTTGTTGTTTGGGGCGCATTTTACTAAGAAATATGCTGATGAGTATGTGGAGAATGACTTGATTTCTTAA
- a CDS encoding HNH endonuclease, translated as MAQLFNLSVETYRLILLLVCIIIFFVVVSYIPKTKRLTRRQWYYRNVYLKSDAWRRKRYVVLRRDQWRCVHCGSRATQVHHKRYAKRKLGKEPIKWLESVCKGCHDNLHK; from the coding sequence ATGGCGCAATTATTCAATCTAAGTGTAGAAACCTACCGACTGATTCTACTCCTAGTTTGTATTATCATTTTCTTTGTGGTAGTAAGTTATATACCGAAAACTAAACGGCTCACTAGACGCCAATGGTATTATAGAAACGTTTATTTAAAATCTGATGCTTGGCGGCGTAAACGTTATGTGGTTCTTAGACGTGACCAATGGCGTTGTGTACATTGTGGTTCGCGTGCTACCCAAGTACACCATAAGCGCTATGCGAAAAGAAAACTTGGTAAGGAACCTATAAAATGGCTAGAATCTGTTTGTAAAGGTTGTCATGATAATTTACATAAGTAA
- a CDS encoding ORC-CDC6 family AAA ATPase has translation MENPFVFDRPNNVGVDQFIKFYIKENIYTRFLESTRNILLIGVRGSGKTSTLRYYSFPVQYANPEVKNKFNVIGIHIPSKHPLFSKREYLLYENNNKKNVVVEHFLCINIISCICETFIESSVNLDLTKDIEDVILKNLSYILESDFPADMPLFNSIKLFLNKEANASQKKLNNENFESFIDFAFSFNNTVIPFLEQLKNISKLKDSHFSLFFDDVQDLGSIHQEIINSWISYRDNKLFSFKVATADIKPSFITSTGGLILEGHDFVKIDLTKRLYNKDSEFNKFAKDVISKRLSIANIDVSVDEFLPESESFKLGLQEGREKAREKANEKYPNPKGTQISDYVSKYGRAIYFRERNSKANVPIYSGFETLVDISTGVIRNLLTPVYFMYEKESANSTSRSITQIPPNIQRDIILNRSETFWEKIKDIDSEIDNCSEELGKKINNFFNQLIIYLKKRLKNEDISEPRALNFIISQVSTDEEQKQIDEIINASLRSTLLYKRMVGHKATGIKLPLYVPNRIMFPLYGLDSHGQYSHFPITAKAFLDAALNNKEIPFFADEDVSDNQLELLF, from the coding sequence ATGGAAAATCCTTTTGTATTTGATAGACCAAATAATGTAGGTGTTGATCAATTTATAAAATTCTATATTAAAGAGAATATTTATACAAGATTCCTTGAATCAACTCGGAATATTTTATTGATTGGAGTTAGAGGTAGTGGTAAAACTTCCACTCTAAGATATTATTCTTTTCCTGTTCAATATGCCAATCCAGAAGTTAAAAATAAATTTAATGTTATAGGAATTCATATACCTAGTAAGCACCCTCTTTTTAGTAAAAGAGAATATTTATTGTATGAAAATAACAATAAGAAAAATGTAGTAGTAGAGCATTTTTTGTGTATAAATATAATTTCTTGTATTTGCGAGACATTCATAGAAAGTTCAGTTAATCTTGACTTGACTAAAGATATTGAAGATGTTATTTTAAAAAACCTTTCCTATATTTTAGAATCTGATTTTCCTGCAGATATGCCTTTATTTAATAGTATTAAGCTTTTTCTTAATAAAGAGGCTAACGCAAGTCAAAAAAAACTAAATAATGAGAACTTTGAAAGTTTTATAGACTTTGCATTTTCATTTAATAATACAGTTATTCCTTTTTTAGAACAACTTAAAAATATCTCAAAATTAAAAGACTCTCATTTCTCCTTATTTTTTGATGATGTACAAGATTTAGGAAGTATACATCAAGAAATTATTAATTCTTGGATTTCATATAGAGATAATAAATTGTTTAGTTTCAAAGTAGCAACTGCTGATATTAAACCTTCATTTATTACATCCACAGGTGGACTTATATTGGAAGGTCATGACTTTGTCAAAATTGACCTTACCAAAAGGTTATATAACAAGGATTCTGAATTTAATAAATTTGCTAAAGATGTTATATCTAAAAGATTAAGTATTGCAAATATCGATGTTAGTGTTGATGAATTTTTGCCAGAGAGTGAAAGTTTCAAATTAGGTTTACAAGAAGGAAGAGAAAAAGCTCGCGAAAAAGCGAATGAGAAATATCCTAATCCGAAAGGTACTCAAATTAGCGATTATGTTTCCAAATATGGAAGAGCTATTTATTTTAGAGAAAGAAACTCAAAAGCTAATGTCCCAATATATTCTGGATTTGAAACCCTTGTAGATATTTCTACAGGCGTAATTAGAAATTTATTGACACCTGTTTACTTTATGTATGAAAAAGAATCTGCTAATTCTACATCACGCTCGATAACACAAATACCTCCAAATATTCAAAGAGATATAATTTTAAATAGAAGCGAAACTTTCTGGGAAAAAATTAAGGATATAGATTCTGAAATAGATAATTGCTCGGAAGAGTTAGGAAAAAAAATAAATAACTTTTTTAATCAATTAATTATTTATCTTAAAAAAAGACTCAAAAATGAAGATATATCTGAGCCCAGAGCCTTGAACTTTATTATTTCTCAAGTCTCTACTGATGAAGAACAAAAACAAATAGACGAAATAATAAATGCTTCGTTAAGAAGTACTTTATTATATAAAAGAATGGTTGGGCATAAAGCGACTGGAATAAAACTACCTTTGTACGTGCCCAATAGAATTATGTTTCCTTTATATGGATTAGACTCACATGGTCAATACTCACATTTTCCAATTACAGCCAAGGCATTTTTAGATGCTGCTTTAAACAATAAAGAAATACCATTTTTTGCAGATGAGGACGTTAGTGATAATCAACTTGAATTACTTTTTTAA
- a CDS encoding HD domain-containing protein, protein MSWVETTFEKAMKQHFIASLGETKGEHLYSEYTSVRNAMEGDSFLREIKAQEPNLSDHSEQHIQDVLERAYKVIGAEEFSKFSPRDIYCLALMILFHDVGNIFGRKGHNAVEKIAEVYNKYRSNPENYRDEKRVLTLGASSHCGKSKSGSRDTLKTLKTQVSKGRK, encoded by the coding sequence ATGAGTTGGGTAGAAACCACATTTGAAAAGGCTATGAAACAACACTTTATTGCTTCATTAGGTGAAACAAAAGGAGAACATTTATATAGTGAATATACTAGTGTTAGAAATGCTATGGAAGGAGATAGTTTCTTAAGAGAAATCAAAGCTCAAGAACCCAATTTATCAGATCATAGTGAACAACATATACAAGATGTTCTTGAAAGAGCATACAAGGTAATAGGAGCAGAAGAATTTTCTAAGTTTTCTCCAAGAGATATATATTGTTTAGCATTGATGATTTTATTTCATGATGTGGGAAATATTTTTGGAAGAAAAGGGCATAACGCAGTTGAAAAAATTGCCGAAGTTTATAATAAATATAGAAGTAATCCTGAGAATTACAGAGATGAAAAAAGAGTACTTACACTTGGAGCTAGTTCTCATTGTGGTAAATCTAAGAGTGGTTCAAGAGATACTCTAAAGACGTTGAAGACTCAAGTATCAAAGGGGAGAAAATAA
- a CDS encoding DNA cytosine methyltransferase, with protein sequence MIGIEIFAGAGGMATGAVNAGINVLMAIENNPYAAQTYLANHKKTAVVIDDIENIKEIKFERDNQEVILFGGPPCQGYSYSNRKTRSSKNPKNWLFKEFMRSIEMVNPDWIVIENVPGLKKMDNGFFLKAICDDLHKLNYTPSFKILNAADFGVPQKRERIFIVASKKGIAFDFPIGKHENEHITVKEALSDLPKLKNGSLEQKLKYKSQAISEYAKKMRGGKRVVTQNYVSKNSEIVIERYKHIKQGNNWNDIPVNLMSNYKDHTRCHSSIYRRLNENEPAVIIANYRKSMMIHPLEHRGLSVREAARLQSFPDHYEFIGSLDQKQQQVGNAVPPILAEAIFKKIKTYSIL encoded by the coding sequence ATGATAGGAATTGAAATTTTTGCTGGAGCAGGAGGAATGGCAACCGGAGCCGTAAATGCAGGTATTAATGTTTTGATGGCAATAGAGAATAATCCTTATGCTGCACAAACTTATCTTGCTAATCATAAAAAAACGGCTGTAGTAATTGACGATATAGAGAATATAAAAGAAATAAAATTTGAAAGAGATAATCAAGAAGTAATTTTATTTGGGGGTCCACCTTGTCAAGGTTACTCTTATTCAAATAGAAAAACTAGATCTTCTAAGAATCCAAAAAATTGGCTTTTTAAAGAATTTATGAGAAGTATAGAAATGGTAAATCCAGATTGGATTGTTATCGAAAATGTACCTGGTTTAAAGAAAATGGATAATGGCTTTTTTTTAAAGGCAATATGTGACGACTTACATAAATTAAACTATACTCCAAGTTTTAAAATTCTTAATGCAGCCGATTTCGGTGTCCCTCAAAAAAGAGAAAGAATTTTTATTGTTGCTTCTAAAAAAGGAATAGCATTTGATTTTCCTATCGGAAAACATGAAAACGAACATATTACGGTAAAAGAAGCACTTTCTGATTTACCAAAATTAAAAAATGGATCTTTAGAACAAAAATTAAAGTATAAATCACAAGCAATATCAGAGTATGCAAAAAAAATGCGAGGAGGTAAAAGAGTTGTAACTCAAAATTATGTTTCTAAAAATTCTGAAATAGTAATTGAAAGATATAAGCATATTAAACAAGGTAATAATTGGAATGATATTCCTGTTAATTTAATGAGTAATTATAAAGACCATACAAGATGCCATAGTAGTATTTATAGAAGATTGAACGAAAATGAGCCAGCGGTTATTATAGCCAATTATAGGAAAAGTATGATGATACATCCACTAGAACATAGAGGTTTATCAGTAAGAGAAGCCGCAAGGTTACAATCTTTTCCAGATCATTATGAATTTATAGGTTCTTTAGACCAAAAACAACAGCAAGTTGGTAATGCTGTGCCTCCAATATTAGCTGAAGCCATTTTTAAAAAAATTAAAACATATTCTATTTTATGA